CCTGGCCGCTGGTCAGCAGCGCGCCCGAGCCCGCCACTGTGTGCACGGCCAGGCGCTGGGCCAGCTCGCGCGGAAGGCCCTCGGCTTCAGCCGCGGCGGCCAGCGCTTCGCAGAACAGGAAGACATAAGCGGGGCCCGACCCGGATACGGCCGTGACCACATCCATCAGGCGCTCATCATCCACCCACTCCACCGGACCAGCCGGTTTCAGCAGCATTTCGGTGCGCCCGCGCTCGTCAGGGCCGTCGCCCGCCTCGTTGGCGGCGCACACCGACACGCCCTTGCCGATGGCGCCGGGCGTGTTGGGCATGGCGCGCACGGCCGGACGGCCCGGCAAAGCGCGGCCCAGCGTGCGCAGTGTCACACCGGCCGCGATGGACACCACCAGCGCGTCCTCGGGCAATTGATCTTTGAGCGGGGCGAGCACTTCGGTGACCATCCCCGGTTTGACCGCGATCACGATATCGCTGACCTGCCGGGCCAGCGCCGGCGTCAGCGCCGGCTCGCAGCGCACGCCATGGGCGTCAGCCAGCGCGCGCGCGGCGTCGCTCAAGTTGGGATCGATGAACACGATCCGCTCGGGCTCGACCCGGTTGCGCGATTTTTTCAGCCAGCCCGCCGCCAGAGCCGCACCCATTCGGCCGGCGCCGACCAGCGCGATAAGTCCTGTTGTGTCTGACATATCGGTTCAGGCTTCCCCGACCGTATCAAACATGGCCGCCGCGACCGCTTCGGCCGGGGTCTTCCCGCTCCACA
The window above is part of the Hyphomonadaceae bacterium ML37 genome. Proteins encoded here:
- the proC gene encoding pyrroline-5-carboxylate reductase — its product is MSDTTGLIALVGAGRMGAALAAGWLKKSRNRVEPERIVFIDPNLSDAARALADAHGVRCEPALTPALARQVSDIVIAVKPGMVTEVLAPLKDQLPEDALVVSIAAGVTLRTLGRALPGRPAVRAMPNTPGAIGKGVSVCAANEAGDGPDERGRTEMLLKPAGPVEWVDDERLMDVVTAVSGSGPAYVFLFCEALAAAAEAEGLPRELAQRLAVHTVAGSGALLTSGQGDASELRRTVTSPGGTTQAGLDALMGGSGLPGLVRNAVAAAARRSRQLGSDSN